From a region of the Candidatus Binatus sp. genome:
- the coxB gene encoding cytochrome c oxidase subunit II, with the protein MLEYLYFPHDISTFGPQIDWLFELIFWIVLVVWTAVMITMVVFMIRYRARPGRKAEYIEGNSRLEIIWTTATAAILIVLAFMSRSTWADIKEHGPPGQVFYAVTGKQFNWEFTYPGPDGKLGTKDDIIVENELHVPVNKVVRVDLTSKDVIHSFYIPNMRLRQDAVPGRIIHVWFEATETGQYEIPCSQLCGFGHSGMKGNLTVESQEDFDKWLKDLYANPPAPPSATEGASPK; encoded by the coding sequence ATGCTCGAGTATCTGTATTTTCCGCACGACATCTCGACCTTCGGACCGCAAATCGATTGGCTCTTTGAGCTGATCTTCTGGATCGTGCTGGTGGTTTGGACCGCGGTGATGATCACGATGGTGGTCTTCATGATTCGCTATCGCGCCCGGCCTGGCCGCAAGGCGGAATATATTGAAGGCAATTCGCGGCTCGAGATCATCTGGACCACAGCGACCGCTGCGATCCTGATCGTGCTGGCGTTCATGAGCCGCTCGACGTGGGCTGATATCAAGGAGCATGGCCCTCCGGGGCAGGTGTTCTACGCGGTGACCGGCAAGCAGTTCAACTGGGAATTCACTTATCCGGGGCCCGACGGCAAACTCGGCACCAAGGACGACATCATCGTCGAGAACGAGCTGCACGTGCCGGTCAACAAAGTGGTGCGGGTCGATCTGACCTCGAAAGACGTCATCCACAGTTTTTACATCCCGAACATGCGTCTGAGGCAGGACGCGGTGCCTGGCCGCATCATCCACGTCTGGTTCGAAGCGACCGAAACCGGGCAATACGAAATACCGTGCTCGCAGCTGTGCGGCTTCGGGCATTCGGGGATGAAGGGCAATCTGACGGTCGAGTCGCAAGAGGATTTCGACAAGTGGCTCAAGGACCTGTATGCAAACCCGCCCGCGCCGCCCTCGGCGACCGAAGGAGCTAGCCCAAAATGA
- a CDS encoding COX15/CtaA family protein codes for MNQLQLSAGDEQARGLHRFAVLTAGATFCLIFVGGLVTSTGSALAVPDWPLAFGKLIPAWEGGIRFEFGHRLAAGTVVVLTLVLMAWAWRAEPRRWVRKLVVLAFGLIVVQAVLGGITVLFELPLAIAVAHAATAQALLCLMVSIAIFTNPRWSTTPHVDDPPSRIPLPTLAAAMTAVIYLQILIGAVMRHMSAGLVIPDFPLSFGRLAPPYWNEYIAVNFAHRCGAVVVTAMVLWTVARVLRTHREVGALRRPALGLFLLLVIQICLGAITIWSDRAVLPTTSHVAVGAAVLATSLTLTLRAYRILGAPSRAHAIESHASSRVIERQVTA; via the coding sequence ATGAATCAGTTGCAGTTGTCAGCCGGGGATGAGCAGGCGCGCGGACTGCATCGCTTTGCGGTGCTGACCGCGGGCGCCACTTTTTGCCTCATCTTCGTCGGCGGACTTGTCACCTCGACCGGTTCTGCGCTGGCCGTGCCGGACTGGCCGCTGGCGTTCGGCAAACTCATTCCGGCGTGGGAGGGCGGCATCCGTTTCGAATTTGGCCATCGCCTGGCTGCCGGAACAGTCGTAGTTCTTACGCTGGTGCTGATGGCATGGGCATGGCGCGCGGAGCCGCGGCGATGGGTCCGCAAACTTGTCGTGCTCGCGTTCGGACTGATCGTCGTGCAGGCCGTGCTGGGCGGAATCACAGTGCTGTTCGAGTTGCCGCTGGCGATCGCGGTTGCGCACGCCGCCACGGCTCAGGCGCTGTTGTGCCTGATGGTATCGATCGCTATTTTCACCAATCCGCGCTGGAGCACGACCCCGCACGTCGATGATCCGCCGTCGCGAATCCCGCTGCCGACACTTGCCGCCGCGATGACCGCCGTCATTTACCTGCAAATTTTGATCGGCGCGGTGATGCGGCACATGAGCGCCGGGCTGGTGATCCCCGATTTTCCGCTTTCGTTCGGCCGTTTGGCGCCGCCGTACTGGAACGAGTACATCGCGGTTAATTTTGCGCATCGATGCGGTGCCGTGGTTGTCACCGCGATGGTTTTGTGGACGGTCGCGCGCGTGCTGCGGACGCATCGCGAGGTCGGCGCGCTTCGCCGCCCCGCGCTCGGGTTGTTTCTGCTGCTGGTTATCCAGATTTGTCTCGGTGCGATCACAATCTGGAGCGACCGCGCGGTGCTCCCGACCACCAGCCACGTTGCGGTCGGCGCCGCGGTTCTGGCGACCAGCCTGACGCTGACGCTTCGTGCATATCGCATCCTCGGCGCGCCGTCTCGCGCCCACGCGATCGAGTCGCACGCGAGTTCGCGCGTAATCGAACGGCAGGTGACCGCGTGA
- a CDS encoding cytochrome c oxidase subunit I, with protein sequence MSSTAAVAVHGAHAEPHAPGFWRTYIFSEDHKMIGKQFLFMALFMMAIGGLMAMLMRWELAWPETQVPGFHWVPEPFMYEGAIPPNTYNAMFTMHATIMIFFVVMPILVGCFGNFLIPLMIGARDMAFPKLNMLSFWTGAVAGVILLSSFFVTGGPAAAGWTSYAPLSAVPIYTGVDWGQNLWCISIIVLGASSLMGSINYITTIINMRTKGMYFFRLPLTIWSLFITAILLLLALPVLTTAIALLLFDRLGGTHFFLPAGGGEPLLWQHLFWFFGHPEVYIMILPAMGIASDVISTFSRKPIFGYRAMAYAMIAIAGLSWIVWGHHMFVSGMDPVLGSGFMITTMIIGVPSAIKTFNWLGTLYKGNIHYTTAMMNALAFVAMFVIGGLSGIWMACTPVDMYIHDTYFIVAHIHYVLFGGSLFGVFAGITYWYPKMFGRMMNERLGKIHFWITFVSFNCTFFPMHILGMAGHMRRIYNPQQYDFLKPIIPINEFISISAFVLGAAQFLLLANIIWSYFKGAKATENPWHANTLEWTTPSPPPHGNWPGTVPIVYRGPYEYSSPEVAEDYLPQSQLIEHHRDAADRRSR encoded by the coding sequence ATGAGCAGTACGGCAGCGGTTGCGGTACACGGCGCGCACGCGGAGCCTCATGCGCCCGGCTTTTGGCGCACCTATATCTTCTCCGAAGATCACAAGATGATCGGGAAGCAGTTCCTGTTCATGGCCCTGTTCATGATGGCGATCGGCGGCCTGATGGCGATGCTGATGCGCTGGGAGCTGGCGTGGCCGGAGACCCAGGTCCCGGGATTTCACTGGGTGCCCGAACCGTTCATGTACGAGGGCGCGATTCCGCCCAATACCTACAACGCGATGTTCACGATGCACGCCACGATCATGATCTTCTTCGTGGTGATGCCGATCCTGGTCGGATGTTTCGGCAACTTCCTCATCCCGCTGATGATCGGCGCGCGCGACATGGCGTTCCCCAAGCTGAACATGCTGTCGTTCTGGACCGGCGCGGTCGCGGGCGTGATCCTGCTTTCCTCGTTCTTCGTAACCGGCGGTCCTGCGGCCGCGGGATGGACCTCGTACGCGCCGCTGAGCGCGGTGCCAATCTACACCGGCGTCGATTGGGGCCAGAACCTATGGTGCATCAGCATCATCGTGCTTGGCGCGTCGTCGCTGATGGGCTCGATCAACTACATCACCACGATCATCAACATGCGCACCAAGGGCATGTACTTCTTCCGCCTGCCGCTGACGATCTGGTCGCTGTTCATCACGGCGATTCTGCTGCTGCTCGCGCTTCCGGTGCTGACGACGGCGATCGCGCTCCTGCTCTTCGATCGACTGGGCGGCACCCATTTCTTTCTGCCCGCCGGTGGCGGAGAGCCGCTGCTGTGGCAGCATCTGTTCTGGTTTTTCGGCCATCCCGAGGTTTACATCATGATCCTGCCCGCGATGGGGATCGCCTCCGACGTCATCTCGACGTTTTCGCGCAAGCCCATATTCGGATACCGCGCGATGGCGTATGCGATGATCGCGATCGCGGGCCTGTCGTGGATCGTGTGGGGCCATCACATGTTCGTGTCGGGGATGGATCCGGTGCTCGGCAGCGGTTTCATGATCACGACGATGATCATCGGAGTGCCGTCGGCGATTAAGACTTTCAACTGGCTCGGCACGCTCTACAAGGGCAACATCCATTACACCACCGCGATGATGAACGCGCTGGCGTTTGTCGCGATGTTCGTGATCGGCGGACTGTCGGGAATCTGGATGGCGTGCACGCCGGTGGACATGTACATCCACGATACTTACTTCATCGTCGCGCATATTCACTACGTGCTATTTGGCGGCAGCCTGTTCGGCGTCTTCGCGGGAATTACCTATTGGTATCCCAAGATGTTCGGCCGCATGATGAACGAGCGGCTTGGCAAGATTCACTTCTGGATCACCTTCGTGTCGTTCAATTGCACCTTCTTCCCGATGCACATCCTGGGGATGGCGGGACACATGCGCCGGATTTACAATCCGCAGCAGTACGATTTTTTGAAGCCGATCATTCCGATTAACGAATTTATTTCGATCAGCGCTTTCGTGCTCGGCGCCGCGCAGTTCCTGCTGCTGGCCAATATCATCTGGAGCTATTTCAAGGGCGCCAAGGCCACCGAGAATCCGTGGCACGCCAATACTCTGGAGTGGACGACGCCTTCGCCGCCGCCGCACGGCAACTGGCCCGGTACGGTGCCGATCGTTTACCGGGGACCGTACGAGTACAGCTCGCCCGAGGTTGCGGAGGATTATCTGCCGCAATCGCAGTTGATTGAACACCACAGGGACGCGGCGGATAGGCGATCGCGCTAA